In Nonomuraea muscovyensis, one genomic interval encodes:
- a CDS encoding SDR family oxidoreductase, with protein MAPAYPRGHGLLDGRVTLVTAAAGAGIGYATARRCAEEGAVVVLSDRHERRLAEAAEALAELTGVKPLAVPCDVTSEAQVVALFDAVVSAHGRLDVVVNNAGLGGTAELAGMADEQWHAVLDVTLNGTMRCTRAAVRLMIGQGSGVIVNNASVVGWRAQRGQAHYAAAKAGVMALTRCVAMEVAEHGIRVNAVAPSLAVHPFLARVTSEELLAELAAREAFGRSAEPWEVANVIVFLASDYASYMTGEVVSVSAQHP; from the coding sequence ATGGCACCGGCCTACCCGCGTGGACACGGCCTGCTCGACGGCAGGGTCACGCTGGTGACGGCCGCGGCGGGCGCCGGCATCGGTTACGCGACGGCCCGGCGCTGCGCCGAGGAGGGGGCCGTGGTCGTCCTGTCCGACCGGCACGAGCGCCGCCTGGCCGAGGCCGCCGAGGCGCTGGCGGAGCTGACCGGCGTCAAGCCGCTCGCGGTGCCGTGCGACGTGACGTCGGAGGCGCAGGTGGTGGCGCTGTTCGACGCGGTGGTGTCGGCGCACGGCAGGCTGGACGTGGTGGTCAACAACGCGGGGCTGGGCGGCACGGCCGAGCTGGCGGGCATGGCGGACGAGCAGTGGCACGCCGTCCTCGACGTGACGCTGAACGGCACGATGCGCTGCACCCGGGCCGCCGTGCGGCTGATGATCGGCCAGGGGTCGGGCGTCATCGTCAACAACGCCTCGGTGGTGGGCTGGCGGGCGCAGCGGGGGCAGGCGCACTACGCCGCGGCCAAGGCCGGGGTCATGGCGCTGACCAGGTGCGTGGCGATGGAGGTCGCCGAGCACGGCATCCGGGTGAACGCGGTGGCGCCGTCGCTGGCGGTGCATCCGTTCCTGGCCCGGGTGACCAGCGAGGAGCTGCTGGCGGAGCTGGCGGCGCGCGAGGCGTTCGGCCGCTCGGCGGAGCCGTGGGAGGTGGCCAACGTGATCGTGTTCCTGGCCAGCGACTACGCCTCGTACATGACCGGGGAGGTCGTCTCGGTCTCCGCTCAGCACCCCTGA
- a CDS encoding DUF2252 domain-containing protein produces the protein MSPRSSFLLDVLMAEFGASMRREPAAFRRKFRKMAASPFAFYRGSACLFYADLAGTYADDSFLDEPTRRVWIHGDLHAENFGTYMNASGVLVFNVNDFDEAYVGPYTWDLKRFAASVALLGYAKALSDEAIGALVTGFAAAYLDELTAIAHGGDDAIGSLTLDTTTGVLHRVLQTARLNTRVSLLDAETVIDDYERRFAIMDGREAVDPATREAVLAAFGDYLTTLPAQTGSVEHVIKDVALRKGVGIGSAGLPSYNLLLEGRSQALENDVILYMKQAQVPAVARHVADEKVAGHFRHQGHRTAESQRALQAYADPWLGYTVLHGVGQLVAEVSPYSADLDWDDVNEPDELASIMRDLGRAVARMHAVADDESSHDLVDFSTEEAIVAVAGGDGPGFGAMLVDFAHRYGAQVRADHQTFVDLFRNGRLPGV, from the coding sequence ATGAGCCCACGCTCCTCCTTCCTGCTCGACGTCCTCATGGCCGAGTTCGGCGCGTCCATGAGGCGCGAGCCTGCCGCCTTCCGGCGCAAGTTCCGCAAGATGGCCGCCTCCCCGTTCGCCTTCTACCGGGGCAGCGCGTGCCTGTTCTACGCCGACCTGGCCGGCACGTACGCCGACGACTCCTTCCTCGACGAGCCGACCCGCCGGGTGTGGATCCACGGCGACCTGCATGCCGAGAACTTCGGCACCTATATGAACGCCTCCGGCGTGCTGGTGTTCAACGTCAACGACTTCGACGAGGCGTACGTCGGGCCGTACACCTGGGACCTCAAGCGCTTCGCGGCCAGCGTGGCGCTGCTCGGGTACGCCAAGGCGCTGTCGGACGAGGCGATCGGCGCGCTGGTGACCGGCTTCGCCGCCGCCTACCTCGACGAGCTGACCGCCATCGCCCACGGCGGCGACGACGCCATCGGCTCACTCACCCTCGACACCACCACCGGCGTGCTGCACCGGGTGCTGCAGACGGCGCGGCTGAACACGCGGGTGTCGCTGCTGGACGCCGAGACCGTGATCGACGACTACGAGCGGCGATTCGCGATCATGGACGGGCGGGAGGCCGTCGATCCGGCGACCCGGGAGGCGGTGCTGGCGGCGTTCGGCGACTACCTGACCACGCTCCCCGCGCAGACCGGTTCGGTGGAGCACGTGATCAAGGACGTGGCGCTGCGCAAGGGCGTGGGCATCGGCTCGGCGGGGCTCCCCTCGTACAACCTGCTGCTGGAGGGGCGCTCGCAGGCGCTGGAGAACGACGTCATCCTCTACATGAAGCAGGCGCAGGTGCCCGCGGTGGCCCGGCACGTCGCCGACGAGAAGGTGGCCGGCCACTTCCGGCACCAGGGGCATCGCACCGCCGAGTCACAGCGGGCGCTGCAGGCCTACGCCGACCCGTGGCTGGGCTACACCGTGCTGCACGGCGTGGGACAGCTCGTGGCCGAGGTCTCGCCGTACTCGGCCGACCTCGACTGGGACGACGTGAACGAGCCGGACGAGCTCGCCTCGATCATGCGCGACCTGGGGCGGGCGGTGGCGCGGATGCACGCGGTGGCGGACGACGAGTCGAGCCACGACCTGGTGGACTTCTCGACCGAGGAGGCGATCGTGGCGGTGGCCGGCGGCGACGGACCCGGGTTCGGGGCGATGCTGGTGGACTTCGCGCACCGGTACGGGGCGCAGGTGCGCGCCGACCACCAGACGTTCGTCGACCTGTTCCGCAACGGTCGTCTGCCCGGGGTGTGA
- a CDS encoding NIPSNAP family protein: MIYEFRRYTLRPGRRDELIELFEREFVESQEAAGMGVVGQFRDVDKPDVFCWMRKFPDMEARRAALTAFYGGPVWRAHRDAANATMIDSDDVLLLRPAFPGDPLPATGRPPTGATEMPEARYVAHVWPVGAGFAGFFADRVAPALASAGVPPVACFETEDAENTFPALPVRTDQTVFVWLARLGGPAEACPAEPPGVDAWLTAPPRRFRLSPTPRSALR, from the coding sequence GTGATCTACGAGTTCAGGCGCTACACGCTGCGTCCCGGCCGCCGGGACGAGCTGATCGAGCTGTTCGAGCGGGAGTTCGTCGAGTCGCAGGAGGCGGCCGGGATGGGGGTGGTCGGCCAGTTCCGAGACGTGGACAAGCCGGACGTCTTCTGCTGGATGAGGAAATTTCCTGACATGGAGGCTCGACGGGCGGCGCTGACGGCCTTCTACGGCGGGCCCGTCTGGCGGGCCCACCGCGACGCCGCCAACGCCACGATGATCGACTCCGACGACGTCCTCCTGCTCCGCCCGGCGTTCCCCGGCGATCCCCTCCCTGCGACCGGACGGCCTCCCACCGGCGCCACCGAGATGCCCGAGGCCCGGTACGTGGCCCACGTCTGGCCCGTCGGAGCGGGGTTCGCCGGGTTCTTCGCCGACCGGGTGGCGCCCGCGCTGGCCTCGGCCGGGGTGCCGCCGGTGGCCTGCTTCGAGACCGAGGACGCCGAGAACACCTTCCCCGCCCTGCCCGTCCGCACCGACCAGACGGTCTTCGTGTGGCTCGCCAGGCTCGGCGGCCCGGCGGAGGCATGCCCGGCCGAGCCGCCCGGGGTGGACGCGTGGCTGACGGCCCCGCCGCGGCGTTTCCGCCTCTCCCCCACTCCTCGCTCGGCCCTGCGGTGA
- a CDS encoding ATP-grasp domain-containing protein, with the protein MFTCAYVTFDDPDQHDDERELALAAWREAGITGRAERWDDPEVRWESYDAVVVRSVWDYLARREEFLAWARRVEATTRLLNPAQVLERNTDKTYLRELGVPVVPTHWSSRDLPAWDEYVVKPAVSAGARDTVRTTDPGRARAHAAWLEETGRTPMVQPYLDMVEAEGETSLLHFNRRFSHAVRRTPMLSPGVAGADQVRAQPRIPAPDQVELAEKVLAAIPEALLYARIDLVRLPDGTPVVIEVELTEPYLFLRYDPGAAAGLARALRELL; encoded by the coding sequence GTGTTCACCTGTGCCTATGTGACGTTCGACGACCCGGATCAGCACGACGACGAGCGCGAGCTCGCCCTGGCCGCCTGGCGGGAGGCCGGCATCACGGGGCGGGCCGAGCGGTGGGACGACCCCGAGGTCCGCTGGGAGTCCTACGACGCCGTCGTCGTCCGGTCGGTCTGGGACTATCTCGCCCGCCGCGAGGAGTTCCTCGCCTGGGCCCGCCGCGTCGAGGCCACCACCAGGCTGCTCAACCCCGCCCAGGTGCTGGAGCGCAACACCGACAAGACCTACCTGCGTGAGCTGGGCGTGCCGGTCGTGCCCACCCACTGGTCGTCGCGCGACCTGCCCGCCTGGGACGAGTACGTCGTCAAGCCCGCCGTCTCGGCGGGCGCCCGCGACACCGTCAGGACCACCGATCCCGGCCGCGCCCGCGCCCACGCGGCCTGGCTGGAGGAGACCGGCCGCACCCCCATGGTCCAGCCGTACCTCGACATGGTCGAGGCGGAGGGCGAGACCTCCCTGCTCCACTTCAACCGCCGCTTCAGCCACGCCGTCCGCCGCACCCCCATGCTCAGCCCGGGTGTGGCGGGCGCCGACCAGGTCAGGGCGCAGCCGCGCATCCCGGCCCCGGACCAGGTCGAGCTCGCCGAGAAGGTGCTTGCCGCCATCCCCGAGGCACTCCTTTACGCGCGGATCGACCTGGTCCGGCTCCCTGACGGCACCCCCGTGGTGATCGAGGTGGAGCTGACCGAGCCCTACCTGTTCCTGCGCTACGACCCGGGCGCGGCGGCCGGCCTCGCCAGGGCCCTGCGCGAGTTGCTGTAG
- a CDS encoding PadR family transcriptional regulator, producing the protein MNITEPMFLALTALVDEPRHGYGIVQEVDRLSGGRVQLKIGSLYGVLDRLAADGLVELDREEVQQGRLRRYYRLTDEGAEALAGEATRLAANAEAATARLRARRAGPGSTAPESTVPGSTVPEPRRSPTGRGPITRPATALVALAGSALTALAARAAVNGGVA; encoded by the coding sequence GTGAACATAACGGAGCCCATGTTCCTCGCGCTCACCGCACTGGTGGACGAGCCCCGGCATGGCTACGGGATCGTCCAGGAGGTCGACCGGCTGTCCGGGGGGCGGGTCCAGCTCAAGATCGGCTCCCTGTACGGCGTGCTCGACCGGCTCGCCGCCGACGGGCTGGTGGAGCTCGACCGCGAGGAGGTGCAGCAGGGGCGGCTGCGGCGCTACTACCGGCTGACCGACGAGGGCGCCGAGGCCCTGGCCGGCGAGGCCACCCGGCTGGCCGCCAACGCCGAGGCCGCGACGGCCCGCCTGCGCGCCCGCCGCGCGGGGCCCGGATCCACCGCGCCCGAATCCACTGTGCCCGGATCCACCGTGCCCGAGCCCCGCCGGTCCCCGACCGGCCGGGGTCCCATCACACGGCCGGCCACCGCTCTGGTGGCGCTCGCCGGTTCTGCCCTGACCGCTCTCGCCGCGCGTGCGGCGGTCAACGGAGGTGTCGCGTGA
- a CDS encoding TetR/AcrR family transcriptional regulator, with protein MMVAEHDPVDGRKVRGQRRRAQIIEATLAIVRRDGATGVTHRTVAKEAGITTSLTLYYFATLDDLLVAALTSVTDEYTHRIRRLIESDDDPVGGLAHLIAESAGAGRERALAERELSTLAARRPALRPAARRWRDNVAELARTQTDEPDAIEAFVALSDGLCAAILLDDDEADPDHIRAVLGRALQRTRP; from the coding sequence ATGATGGTGGCTGAACACGACCCTGTCGATGGGCGCAAAGTGCGCGGTCAGCGCCGCCGGGCCCAGATCATCGAGGCGACGCTCGCGATCGTTCGCCGCGACGGCGCCACCGGTGTCACCCACCGCACCGTGGCCAAGGAGGCGGGGATCACCACAAGCCTGACCCTCTACTACTTCGCGACCTTGGACGACCTACTGGTCGCCGCCCTGACCAGCGTCACGGACGAGTACACCCACCGCATCCGTCGACTCATCGAGTCCGATGACGACCCGGTCGGCGGTCTCGCCCACCTCATCGCCGAATCCGCCGGCGCGGGCAGGGAACGCGCCCTTGCCGAACGCGAGCTGTCGACCCTGGCGGCTCGCCGGCCAGCCCTACGGCCAGCCGCACGACGCTGGCGCGACAACGTCGCCGAACTCGCCCGGACACAGACCGACGAGCCCGATGCGATCGAAGCCTTCGTCGCCCTGTCCGACGGCCTGTGCGCGGCCATCCTCCTCGACGACGACGAGGCCGACCCGGACCACATCCGCGCGGTCCTCGGCAGAGCACTCCAGCGAACCCGCCCGTAG